From Choloepus didactylus isolate mChoDid1 chromosome 19, mChoDid1.pri, whole genome shotgun sequence, one genomic window encodes:
- the ASXL1 gene encoding polycomb group protein ASXL1 isoform X2 produces MKDKQKRKKERTWAEAARLVLENYSDAPMTPKQILQVIEAEGLKEMSGTSPLACLNAMLHSNSRGGEGLFYKLPGRISLFTLKKDALQWSRNPAAVEGEEPEDSADVESCGSNEASTVSGENDVSPDETSSNASCSTESQSRPLSNPRDSYRVSSQANKQKKKAGVMLPRVVLTPLKVNGAHVESASGFSGRHADGESGSPSSSSSGSLALGSTAIRGQAEVTRDPAPLLRGFRKPATGQMKRNRGEEIDFETPGSILVNTNLRALINSRTFHALPSHFQQQLLFLLPEVDRQVGTDGLLRLSSSALSNEFFTHAAQSWRERLADGEFTHEMQVRIRQEMEKEKKVEHWKEKFFEDYYGQRLGLTKEESLQQNTGQEETEIKSSLCVPGESTRPQRGPATRQRDGHFKKRSRPDLRTRARRNLYKKQEPEQARVTKDTKSVAPDNSLYKDGEAKADSAGVSSPHLPSVSSTAPEPEGPEFPVEPLASRIQTEPDDLACASASPDRIPSLPQETVDQEPKDQKRKSFEQAASASFPEKKPRLEDRQSFRNTIESVHTEKPQPTKEEPKVPPIRIQLSRIKPPWVVKGQPTYQICPRIVPIMDSSSRGRTGARTLADIKARAVQARAQREAATTAIGGGGGPGGGGGGTTDEGGGRGSSSGDGGEAYGYPEPRGAPSAPGDCASDLQRTQLLSPHPLSGEHAQAGTVISRARREDLASLRKEESCSLQRVPGVLTSELEDASQLPISPTGEQPCQALAPPSSQTPVPERLAEQPKLHLDVRTECGSGTTSCERDDEAQGPTLPTENELIQTLVGDVLAEEGTVQALDSNPILKDPVNVTPSSTPESSLADCLQDRPFDDESLLSDSCPPMNTSDTRQENLKTEVLVSSSAVPWMPILSNEESVKHPEPDSKESVPSVELRVKNEWDKAASLIPALLGGLTTEKNLDLSANLPPLCAVPSRGGIDSTGSVCEKVRINGDSEALSIHSESTDTASDLEGNLTEDSSEAEAHEAPVKKKCSVVDNDEKHNRNQSDSLSKMNGDLSLVTRTDRMVVPQSWVSSVCAIPQKIPDSLLLGSPEYQLRPVCLTRPGSSMESTNPLVMQLLQGNLPPEKVLPSAYGSSKPEYSQLSLKKGQSHGSFLGMGSLHDPGEDSQAIGKNSSSSLRALKEPLLCENSGGLARLEVIQAPGVPQKISTTVPSFDSQQPVTNLMTSSGNREEMDSKEQFSSFSCEDKKETHDLSQCSNSNAAPGKSPGMLTTSRAPCFSAPNVISFGPDQTGQSLSDQNNVGSQRKKLFGSRNVAATLQCPRPVDLTPLPADVPPVFPSRKLGPSKNSVCGGEQTAREDWAPEPPPASIGSIKNEKTFVGGPLKMNAENRKAVGQSTLELTDHLQGMPFVMDLPFWKLPREPGKGLSQPLEPSSLPSQLNIKQAFYGKLSKLHLSSTSFNYSSSSPAFSKGLAGSVVQLSHKANFGASHSASLSLQMFTDSSTVESISLQCVCSLKAMIMCQGCGAFCHDDCIGPSKLCVLCLVVR; encoded by the exons AAGGATGCCCTGCAGTGGTCTCGCAATCCAGCTGCGGTGGAAGGAGAGGAGCCAGAGGACTCAGCCGATGTGGAGAGTTGTGGGTCTAATGAAGCCAGCACTGTGAGTGGTGAAAATGATG TATCTCCTGATGAAACATCTTCAAATGCATCCTGTTCTACAGAATCTCAGAGTCGGCCTCTTTCTAATCCCAGGGACAGTTACAGAGTTTCCTCGCAG GcgaataagcaaaagaaaaaggctgGGGTGATGCTGCCTCGAGTTGTCTTGACTCCTCTGAAGGTAAACGGGGCCCACGTGGAATCTGCATCAG GGTTCTCAGGCCGCCACGCCGATGGCGAGAGTGGCAGCCCATCCAGCAGCAGCAGTGGCTCTCTGGCCCTGGGCAGCACTGCAATTCGTGGCCAGGCTGAGGTCACCCGGGACCCTGCCCCGCTCCTGAGAGGCTTCCGGAAGCCAGCCACAG GTCAGATGAAGCGCAACAGAGGGGAAGAGATAGATTTTGAGACGCCTGGGTCCATTCTTGTTAATACCAACCTCCGTGCCCTGATAAACTCGCGGACCTTCCATGCCCTGCCATCACACTTTCAGCAGCAGCTTCTCTTCCTCCTACCTGAAGTGGACAGACAG GTGGGCACAGATGGCCTGTTGCGTCTCAGTAGCAGTGCACTGAGTAATGAGTTCTTCACTCATGCGGCTCAGAGCTGGCGGGAACGCTTGGCTGATG gtGAATTCACCCATGAGATGCAAGTCAGAATACGACAggaaatggagaaggaaaagaaggtagAACACTGGAAAGAAAAGTTCTTTGAAGACTACTATGGACAGCG GTTGGGTTTGACTAAAGAAGAGTCGTTGCAGCAGAACACAGGCCAGGAGGAAACTGAAATCAAGAGTAGCTTATGTGTCCCAGGAGAATCAACACGGCCACAGCGTGGTCCAGCCACCCGGCAGCGGGATGGGCATTTCAAGAAACGCTCTCGGCCAGATCTCCGAACCAGAGCCAGAAGGAATCTGTACAAAAAACAGGAGCCAGAACAAGCAAGGGTTACTAAGGATACAAAATCTGTGGCACCGGACAACTCCCTCTACAAGGATGGGGAGGCAAAGGCCGATTCAGCGGGGGTAAGCAGTCCCCACCTGCCAAGTGTATCCTCCACAGCACCCGAACCAGAGGGTCCCGAATTCCCTGTGGAACCTTTGGCTTCCCGGATCCAGACCGAGCCAGACGACTTGGCATGTGCCTCTGCGTCTCCAGACAGAATTCCCAGCTTGCCTCAGGAGACCGTGGATCAGGAGCCCAAGGATCAAAAGAGGAAATCCTTTGAGCAGGCGGCCTCTGCATCCTTTCCCGAAAAGAAGCCCCGGCTGGAAGATCGTCAGTCCTTTCGTAACACAATTGAAAGTGTTCACACCGAAAAGCCACAGCCCACTAAAGAGGAGCCCAAAGTACCGCCCATCCGG ATTCAACTTTCACGTATCAAACCACCCTGGGTGGTTAAAGGTCAGCCCACTTACCAGATATGCCCCCGGATCGTCCCCATCATGGACTCCTCCAGCCGGGGTCGGACTGGTGCCAGGACCCTTGCAGACATTAAAGCCCGTGCTGTGCAGGCCCGAGCCCAGCGAGAAGCGGCCACCACTGCCAtcggaggggggggtggcccggGTGGAGGTGGCGGCGGGACCACCGATGAGGGAGGTGGCAGAGGCAGcagcagtggtgatggtggtgaggcCTATGGCTACCCCGAGCCCAGGGGAGCCCCAAGTGCCCCTGGAGATTGTGCGTCAGATCTACAGCGAACACAACTACTGTCGCCTCATCCTCTAAGTGGGGAGCATGCTCAGGCTGGAACTGTCATATCTAGAGCCAGGAGGGAGGACCTGGCTTCTCTTAGAAAGGAGGAAAGCTGCTCACTACAGAGGGTTCCAGGTGTCCTCACAAGTGAGCTAGAAGATGCCTCCCAACTCCCCATTTCTCCCACTGGGGAACAACCTTGCCAGGCCTTGGCCCCACCGTCTTCCCAAACCCCAGTACCTGAGAGATTAGCTGAACAGCCTAAGCTGCATCTAGATGTTAGAACTGAGTGTGGATCTGGTACCACTTCCTGTGAAAGGGATGATGAAGCGCAAGGACCCACTCTTCCCACAGAGAACGAGCTTATTCAGACTCTAGTGGGCGATGTTTTGGCAGAAGAAGGAACTGTCCAGGCTCTAGACAGTAATCCTATTTTGAAGGACCCTGTAAATGTGACCCCCAGTTCCACCCCGGAGTCCTCATTGGCTGATTGCCTGCAGGATAGACCATTCGATGATGAATCACTACTCAGTGACTCATGCCCACCCATGAATACTAGTGATACTAGACAAGAAAACTTGAAAACCGAGGTTCTTGTTTCCAGTAGTGCAGTTCCCTGGATGCCCATCCTGTCAAATGAGGAGTCAGTGAAACATCCGGAACCAGACTCCAAAGAAAGTGTACCATCTGTTGAGCTCCGGGTCAAAAACGAATGGGATAAAGCTGCTTCCCTTATACCTGCATTGCTTGGGGGGTTGACAACTGAGAAGAATCTAGATCTTTCTGCCAACCTTCCTCCTCTCTGTGCAGTGCCATCTCGAGGAGGCATTGACAGCACTGGCAGTGTCTGTGAAAAGGTTAGAATCAATGGTGACTCTGAAGCACTGAGTATTCATAGCGAGTCCACAGACACAGCCTCTGACCTGGAAGGCAACCTCACCGAGGACAGCAGTGAGGCAGAGGCTCATGAAGCTCCAGTGAAGAAGAAATGCTCAGTTGTGGACAACGATGAGAAACACAATAGGAACCAATCAGATTCACTTTCCAAGATGAATGGTGATCTGAGTCTGGTTACCAGGACAGACAGGATGGTTGTTCCTCAGAGTTGGGTGTCTAGCGTATGTGCAATCCCCCAAAAGATCCCAGACTCTCTGCTATTGGGCAGTCCTGAGTATCAGCTGAGGCCCGTGTGCCTGACCAGGCCTGGGTCCTCCATGGAGTCCACTAACCCGTTGGTGATGCAGTTGCTGCAGGGTAACTTGCCCCCAGAGAAGGTTCTTCCTTCAGCCTATGGTAGCAGCAAACCAGAATACTCACAGCTGTCCCTAAAAAAAGGTCAGAGCCATGGCAGCTTCTTGGGGATGGGCTCTTTGCATGATCCTGGAGAAGACAGTCAAGCAATTGGCAAAAATAGCTCCAGTTCTTTAAGAGCTTTGAAGGAGCCTCTTCTGTGTGAAAACAGTGGTGGTCTTGCAAGGCTAGAGGTCATCCAGGCTCCAGGAGTGCCCCAAAAGATTTCCACAACAGTCCCAAGCTTTGACTCCCAACAGCCAGTGACAAATTTGATGACTTCCTCTGGGAATCGAGAAGAAATGGATTCCAAAGAGCAGTTCTCTTCCTTCAGTTGTGAAGATAAGAAGGAAACCCATGACTTGTCCCAGTGCAGTAATTCAAATGCTGCTCCAGGCAAAAGTCCAGGAATGCTCACTACCTCAAGAGCCCCTTGTTTCTCAGCTCCGAATGTGATCTCCTTTGGTCCAGATCAAACAGGTCAGTCCCTGAGTGATCAGAACAATGTTGGAAGCCAAAGGAAGAAGCTCTTTGGTTCTAGGAATGTGGCTGCAACCCTTCAGTGCCCCAGGCCTGTGGACCTGACTCCACTGCCTGCCGATGTCCCTCCTGTTTTTCCCAGTAGGAAGTTGGGACCAAGCAAAAACTCTGTATGTGGTGGGGAACAGACTGCAAGAGAGGACTGGGCTCCAGAGCCACCTCCTGCCTCCATTGGTAGCATCAAGAATGAGAAGACTTTTGTAGGGGGCCCACTCAAGATGAATGCAGAGAACAGAAAAGCTGTTGGCCAGAGTACTCTGGAGCTTACAGATCATTTGCAAGGGATGCCCTTTGTTATGGACCTGCCATTCTGGAAATTACCCCGAGAGCCTGGAAAAGGGCTTAGTCAGCCTCTGGAGccttcttccctcccctcccaacTCAACATCAAGCAGGCATTTTATGGGAAGCTTTCTAAACTCCATTTGAGTTCTACCAGCTTTAATTATTCTTCCAGCTCTCCTGCCTTTTCCAAAGGTCTTGCTGGAAGTGTGGTGCAGCTGAGCCACAAAGCAAACTTTGGTGCGAGCCACAGTGCATCACTCTCCTTGCAAATGTTCACTGACAGCAGCACGGTGGAAAGCATTTCACTCCAGTGTGTGTGCAGCCTGAAAGCCATGATCATGTGCCAAGGCTGTGGTGCATTCTGTCACGATGACTGTATTGGACCGTCAAAGCTCTGTGTATTGTGCCTTGTGGTGAGATAA
- the ASXL1 gene encoding polycomb group protein ASXL1 isoform X1 — MKDKQKRKKERTWAEAARLVLENYSDAPMTPKQILQVIEAEGLKEMRSGTSPLACLNAMLHSNSRGGEGLFYKLPGRISLFTLKKDALQWSRNPAAVEGEEPEDSADVESCGSNEASTVSGENDVSPDETSSNASCSTESQSRPLSNPRDSYRVSSQANKQKKKAGVMLPRVVLTPLKVNGAHVESASGFSGRHADGESGSPSSSSSGSLALGSTAIRGQAEVTRDPAPLLRGFRKPATGQMKRNRGEEIDFETPGSILVNTNLRALINSRTFHALPSHFQQQLLFLLPEVDRQVGTDGLLRLSSSALSNEFFTHAAQSWRERLADGEFTHEMQVRIRQEMEKEKKVEHWKEKFFEDYYGQRLGLTKEESLQQNTGQEETEIKSSLCVPGESTRPQRGPATRQRDGHFKKRSRPDLRTRARRNLYKKQEPEQARVTKDTKSVAPDNSLYKDGEAKADSAGVSSPHLPSVSSTAPEPEGPEFPVEPLASRIQTEPDDLACASASPDRIPSLPQETVDQEPKDQKRKSFEQAASASFPEKKPRLEDRQSFRNTIESVHTEKPQPTKEEPKVPPIRIQLSRIKPPWVVKGQPTYQICPRIVPIMDSSSRGRTGARTLADIKARAVQARAQREAATTAIGGGGGPGGGGGGTTDEGGGRGSSSGDGGEAYGYPEPRGAPSAPGDCASDLQRTQLLSPHPLSGEHAQAGTVISRARREDLASLRKEESCSLQRVPGVLTSELEDASQLPISPTGEQPCQALAPPSSQTPVPERLAEQPKLHLDVRTECGSGTTSCERDDEAQGPTLPTENELIQTLVGDVLAEEGTVQALDSNPILKDPVNVTPSSTPESSLADCLQDRPFDDESLLSDSCPPMNTSDTRQENLKTEVLVSSSAVPWMPILSNEESVKHPEPDSKESVPSVELRVKNEWDKAASLIPALLGGLTTEKNLDLSANLPPLCAVPSRGGIDSTGSVCEKVRINGDSEALSIHSESTDTASDLEGNLTEDSSEAEAHEAPVKKKCSVVDNDEKHNRNQSDSLSKMNGDLSLVTRTDRMVVPQSWVSSVCAIPQKIPDSLLLGSPEYQLRPVCLTRPGSSMESTNPLVMQLLQGNLPPEKVLPSAYGSSKPEYSQLSLKKGQSHGSFLGMGSLHDPGEDSQAIGKNSSSSLRALKEPLLCENSGGLARLEVIQAPGVPQKISTTVPSFDSQQPVTNLMTSSGNREEMDSKEQFSSFSCEDKKETHDLSQCSNSNAAPGKSPGMLTTSRAPCFSAPNVISFGPDQTGQSLSDQNNVGSQRKKLFGSRNVAATLQCPRPVDLTPLPADVPPVFPSRKLGPSKNSVCGGEQTAREDWAPEPPPASIGSIKNEKTFVGGPLKMNAENRKAVGQSTLELTDHLQGMPFVMDLPFWKLPREPGKGLSQPLEPSSLPSQLNIKQAFYGKLSKLHLSSTSFNYSSSSPAFSKGLAGSVVQLSHKANFGASHSASLSLQMFTDSSTVESISLQCVCSLKAMIMCQGCGAFCHDDCIGPSKLCVLCLVVR, encoded by the exons AAGGATGCCCTGCAGTGGTCTCGCAATCCAGCTGCGGTGGAAGGAGAGGAGCCAGAGGACTCAGCCGATGTGGAGAGTTGTGGGTCTAATGAAGCCAGCACTGTGAGTGGTGAAAATGATG TATCTCCTGATGAAACATCTTCAAATGCATCCTGTTCTACAGAATCTCAGAGTCGGCCTCTTTCTAATCCCAGGGACAGTTACAGAGTTTCCTCGCAG GcgaataagcaaaagaaaaaggctgGGGTGATGCTGCCTCGAGTTGTCTTGACTCCTCTGAAGGTAAACGGGGCCCACGTGGAATCTGCATCAG GGTTCTCAGGCCGCCACGCCGATGGCGAGAGTGGCAGCCCATCCAGCAGCAGCAGTGGCTCTCTGGCCCTGGGCAGCACTGCAATTCGTGGCCAGGCTGAGGTCACCCGGGACCCTGCCCCGCTCCTGAGAGGCTTCCGGAAGCCAGCCACAG GTCAGATGAAGCGCAACAGAGGGGAAGAGATAGATTTTGAGACGCCTGGGTCCATTCTTGTTAATACCAACCTCCGTGCCCTGATAAACTCGCGGACCTTCCATGCCCTGCCATCACACTTTCAGCAGCAGCTTCTCTTCCTCCTACCTGAAGTGGACAGACAG GTGGGCACAGATGGCCTGTTGCGTCTCAGTAGCAGTGCACTGAGTAATGAGTTCTTCACTCATGCGGCTCAGAGCTGGCGGGAACGCTTGGCTGATG gtGAATTCACCCATGAGATGCAAGTCAGAATACGACAggaaatggagaaggaaaagaaggtagAACACTGGAAAGAAAAGTTCTTTGAAGACTACTATGGACAGCG GTTGGGTTTGACTAAAGAAGAGTCGTTGCAGCAGAACACAGGCCAGGAGGAAACTGAAATCAAGAGTAGCTTATGTGTCCCAGGAGAATCAACACGGCCACAGCGTGGTCCAGCCACCCGGCAGCGGGATGGGCATTTCAAGAAACGCTCTCGGCCAGATCTCCGAACCAGAGCCAGAAGGAATCTGTACAAAAAACAGGAGCCAGAACAAGCAAGGGTTACTAAGGATACAAAATCTGTGGCACCGGACAACTCCCTCTACAAGGATGGGGAGGCAAAGGCCGATTCAGCGGGGGTAAGCAGTCCCCACCTGCCAAGTGTATCCTCCACAGCACCCGAACCAGAGGGTCCCGAATTCCCTGTGGAACCTTTGGCTTCCCGGATCCAGACCGAGCCAGACGACTTGGCATGTGCCTCTGCGTCTCCAGACAGAATTCCCAGCTTGCCTCAGGAGACCGTGGATCAGGAGCCCAAGGATCAAAAGAGGAAATCCTTTGAGCAGGCGGCCTCTGCATCCTTTCCCGAAAAGAAGCCCCGGCTGGAAGATCGTCAGTCCTTTCGTAACACAATTGAAAGTGTTCACACCGAAAAGCCACAGCCCACTAAAGAGGAGCCCAAAGTACCGCCCATCCGG ATTCAACTTTCACGTATCAAACCACCCTGGGTGGTTAAAGGTCAGCCCACTTACCAGATATGCCCCCGGATCGTCCCCATCATGGACTCCTCCAGCCGGGGTCGGACTGGTGCCAGGACCCTTGCAGACATTAAAGCCCGTGCTGTGCAGGCCCGAGCCCAGCGAGAAGCGGCCACCACTGCCAtcggaggggggggtggcccggGTGGAGGTGGCGGCGGGACCACCGATGAGGGAGGTGGCAGAGGCAGcagcagtggtgatggtggtgaggcCTATGGCTACCCCGAGCCCAGGGGAGCCCCAAGTGCCCCTGGAGATTGTGCGTCAGATCTACAGCGAACACAACTACTGTCGCCTCATCCTCTAAGTGGGGAGCATGCTCAGGCTGGAACTGTCATATCTAGAGCCAGGAGGGAGGACCTGGCTTCTCTTAGAAAGGAGGAAAGCTGCTCACTACAGAGGGTTCCAGGTGTCCTCACAAGTGAGCTAGAAGATGCCTCCCAACTCCCCATTTCTCCCACTGGGGAACAACCTTGCCAGGCCTTGGCCCCACCGTCTTCCCAAACCCCAGTACCTGAGAGATTAGCTGAACAGCCTAAGCTGCATCTAGATGTTAGAACTGAGTGTGGATCTGGTACCACTTCCTGTGAAAGGGATGATGAAGCGCAAGGACCCACTCTTCCCACAGAGAACGAGCTTATTCAGACTCTAGTGGGCGATGTTTTGGCAGAAGAAGGAACTGTCCAGGCTCTAGACAGTAATCCTATTTTGAAGGACCCTGTAAATGTGACCCCCAGTTCCACCCCGGAGTCCTCATTGGCTGATTGCCTGCAGGATAGACCATTCGATGATGAATCACTACTCAGTGACTCATGCCCACCCATGAATACTAGTGATACTAGACAAGAAAACTTGAAAACCGAGGTTCTTGTTTCCAGTAGTGCAGTTCCCTGGATGCCCATCCTGTCAAATGAGGAGTCAGTGAAACATCCGGAACCAGACTCCAAAGAAAGTGTACCATCTGTTGAGCTCCGGGTCAAAAACGAATGGGATAAAGCTGCTTCCCTTATACCTGCATTGCTTGGGGGGTTGACAACTGAGAAGAATCTAGATCTTTCTGCCAACCTTCCTCCTCTCTGTGCAGTGCCATCTCGAGGAGGCATTGACAGCACTGGCAGTGTCTGTGAAAAGGTTAGAATCAATGGTGACTCTGAAGCACTGAGTATTCATAGCGAGTCCACAGACACAGCCTCTGACCTGGAAGGCAACCTCACCGAGGACAGCAGTGAGGCAGAGGCTCATGAAGCTCCAGTGAAGAAGAAATGCTCAGTTGTGGACAACGATGAGAAACACAATAGGAACCAATCAGATTCACTTTCCAAGATGAATGGTGATCTGAGTCTGGTTACCAGGACAGACAGGATGGTTGTTCCTCAGAGTTGGGTGTCTAGCGTATGTGCAATCCCCCAAAAGATCCCAGACTCTCTGCTATTGGGCAGTCCTGAGTATCAGCTGAGGCCCGTGTGCCTGACCAGGCCTGGGTCCTCCATGGAGTCCACTAACCCGTTGGTGATGCAGTTGCTGCAGGGTAACTTGCCCCCAGAGAAGGTTCTTCCTTCAGCCTATGGTAGCAGCAAACCAGAATACTCACAGCTGTCCCTAAAAAAAGGTCAGAGCCATGGCAGCTTCTTGGGGATGGGCTCTTTGCATGATCCTGGAGAAGACAGTCAAGCAATTGGCAAAAATAGCTCCAGTTCTTTAAGAGCTTTGAAGGAGCCTCTTCTGTGTGAAAACAGTGGTGGTCTTGCAAGGCTAGAGGTCATCCAGGCTCCAGGAGTGCCCCAAAAGATTTCCACAACAGTCCCAAGCTTTGACTCCCAACAGCCAGTGACAAATTTGATGACTTCCTCTGGGAATCGAGAAGAAATGGATTCCAAAGAGCAGTTCTCTTCCTTCAGTTGTGAAGATAAGAAGGAAACCCATGACTTGTCCCAGTGCAGTAATTCAAATGCTGCTCCAGGCAAAAGTCCAGGAATGCTCACTACCTCAAGAGCCCCTTGTTTCTCAGCTCCGAATGTGATCTCCTTTGGTCCAGATCAAACAGGTCAGTCCCTGAGTGATCAGAACAATGTTGGAAGCCAAAGGAAGAAGCTCTTTGGTTCTAGGAATGTGGCTGCAACCCTTCAGTGCCCCAGGCCTGTGGACCTGACTCCACTGCCTGCCGATGTCCCTCCTGTTTTTCCCAGTAGGAAGTTGGGACCAAGCAAAAACTCTGTATGTGGTGGGGAACAGACTGCAAGAGAGGACTGGGCTCCAGAGCCACCTCCTGCCTCCATTGGTAGCATCAAGAATGAGAAGACTTTTGTAGGGGGCCCACTCAAGATGAATGCAGAGAACAGAAAAGCTGTTGGCCAGAGTACTCTGGAGCTTACAGATCATTTGCAAGGGATGCCCTTTGTTATGGACCTGCCATTCTGGAAATTACCCCGAGAGCCTGGAAAAGGGCTTAGTCAGCCTCTGGAGccttcttccctcccctcccaacTCAACATCAAGCAGGCATTTTATGGGAAGCTTTCTAAACTCCATTTGAGTTCTACCAGCTTTAATTATTCTTCCAGCTCTCCTGCCTTTTCCAAAGGTCTTGCTGGAAGTGTGGTGCAGCTGAGCCACAAAGCAAACTTTGGTGCGAGCCACAGTGCATCACTCTCCTTGCAAATGTTCACTGACAGCAGCACGGTGGAAAGCATTTCACTCCAGTGTGTGTGCAGCCTGAAAGCCATGATCATGTGCCAAGGCTGTGGTGCATTCTGTCACGATGACTGTATTGGACCGTCAAAGCTCTGTGTATTGTGCCTTGTGGTGAGATAA